A window of the Phaseolus vulgaris cultivar G19833 chromosome 5, P. vulgaris v2.0, whole genome shotgun sequence genome harbors these coding sequences:
- the LOC137836165 gene encoding protein ACCELERATED CELL DEATH 6-like: protein MVDFRGGEEISMKNDDLENNLKEGEQASSNVIEENRIESSEEGSDEVKAHGWCLLPKRTYDSIKQNEDESWREIDDQSLKQESPKGNTVLHVAALYGNDRCVERIVEIGGAELLRAKNRNGDTPLHVAARAGKISTLHKLVAPLLRNPNSEQAKEAILVTNNQGNTLFHEAFLNGHKDVMRILDSSPDFRNLVEENAFILKNKEGKSVLHLAFEKGYEDIVDDLLTRIIPLNEDENLDEDLDEYDDEDEDKDKDKIIKHAVLLDMEMRRRVRGEIMQNQGVRSPAIVAILKQNKGVLEKIINKKKEWIHVKDDIGRNALHYATFTGYLHGVEYLLQNCHTCNMERDKDGFFPLHLASAFGHTEVLKKLLAECPNPREIVDNNGRNIVHIAAIMGRFNVVRYILQDENDGFKDMINAKDYDGNTPLHLAASHSRPKVVQALTCMGHKGESSLPRLTWCQLKSAGVQNAKSGSHYIEIPSPCKPKAQNTDFYKDRINTLMLVSTLITTVTFATGFTLPGGNNSSTPGQQGMAVMLNHVWFKPFIFCIASMYGGISVTIILIWAQLQDITLALLALNVATPLLGVTLATLSVAFLAGVHLVISDLSWLATTVLILCVIFIFLLLLVYILLWLPSHSSNIIMRYISFYPFQFLTWLFEDEMKGQEFGA from the exons ATGGTGGATTTTCGTGGTGGTGAGGAGATAAGTATGAAGAATGATGACTTGGAAAATAACCTCAAGGAAGGAGAACAGGCTTCAAGCAATGTGATTGAAGAAAACAGAATTGAAAGCTCAGAAGAAGGCAGTGATGAAGTTAAGGCACATGGTTGGTGTTTGTTGCCAAAGAGAACATACGATTCAATTAAACAAAATGAGGATGAATCTTGGAGAGAAATAGATGACCAGAGTTTAAAGCAAGAGAGCCCTAAGGGGAACACGGTGCTGCATGTAGCAGCTCTGTATGGAAATGATAGGTGTGTGGAAAGAATAGTTGAAATTGGTGGAGCAGAGCTTTTGAGAGCAAAAAATAGAAATGGTGACACCCCACTGCATGTTGCTGCAAGAGCTGGCAAGATCTCTACTCTACACAAGTTGGTGGCTCCACTTCTTCGTAATCCAAATTCTGAACAAGCCAAAGAGGCAATCCTAGTAACCAACAACCAAGGAAATACTTTGTTTCATGAAGCCTTCTTGAATGGCCACAAAGATGTAATGAGGATTCTAGATTCTTCACCAGACTTCAGGAACTTGGTTGAGGAAAATGCGTTTATTCTGAAAAACAAAGAAGGCAAATCAGTTTTGCACTTAGCATTTGAGAAAGGCTACGAGGACATTGTTGATGATCTATTGACCAGAATAATTCCACTTAACGAAG ATGAAAATTTAGATGAAGATTTGGATGAatatgatgatgaagatgaagataaagataaagataaaataataaagcaTGCAG taCTCCTGGATATGGAAATGAGAAGAAGAGTAAGGGGGGAGATAATGCAAAATCAAGGAGTGCGGTCACCAGCCATTGTGGCAATattaaaacagaataaag GTGTTTTagagaaaataataaacaaaaagaaagaatGGATTCATGTTAAGGATGACATAGGAAGAAATGCTCTTCATTATGCAACATTTACCGGTTACCTACATGGTGTTGAGTACTTGCTTCAAAATTGTCATACTTGCAATATGGAAAGAGACAAAGATGGTTTTTTCCCTCTTCATCTGGCTTCTGCATTTGGACATACAGAAGTGCTAAAGAAATTGCTAGCAGAATGTCCAAATCCCAGAGAAATAGTTGACAACAATGGTCGAAATATTGTTCACATTGCCGCGATAATGGGACGGTTTAATGTGGTAAGGTACATCTTGCAAGATGAAAATGATGGATTTAAAGATATGATAAATGCCAAGGATTACGATGGAAACACTCCGTTGCATTTGGCTGCCTCACACTCTCGTCCAAAAGTTGTGCAAGCCTTGACATGCATGGGACACAAGGGTGAATCCTCATTGCCT CGGCTAACATGGTGCCAACTAAAATCTGCTGGTGTACAAAATGCTAAAAGTGGGTCACACTATATCGAGATCCCTTCCCCTTGCAAACCAAAAGCCCAAAACACAGATTTTTATAAAGACAGAATCAACACCCTTATGTTGGTTTCAACCCTTATAACTACAGTAACATTTGCCACAGGTTTTACTTTGCCTGGTGGAAATAATAGTTCCACTCCAGGACAACAAGGCATGGCTGTTATGCTGAATCATGTGTGGTTTAAACCATTTATTTTTTGCATAGCATCCATGTATGGTGGCATTAGTGTTACTATTATACTCATTTGGGCTCAATTGCAAGATATAACTTTGGCTCTTTTAGCCCTTAATGTAGCAACACCCCTTTTAGGAGTCACTCTCGCAACCCTATCAGTGGCATTCTTGGCTGGTGTCCACCTCGTTATAAGCGATCTCAGTTGGTTGGCCACTACTGTTCTAATTTTGTGTGTGATCTTCATTTTCCTTCTTTTGTTAGTGTACATTCTTCTCTGGTTACCCTCACACTCAAGCAACATAATAATGCGATACATTTCTTTCTATCCTTTTCAGTTTCTCACATGGTTATTTGAAG ATGAGATGAAAGGCCAAGAGTTTGGTGCATGA